The Cellulophaga sp. L1A9 genome window below encodes:
- a CDS encoding DUF4230 domain-containing protein — MDNIFDTILGLILGAIVTYWLFSLFRKKKSKELTEVQSHVLLEKIKSVCKLVTVEGDFAEIYRYENTKERFLSLVSSKKKALIVINAKAQIGYDLKKLILNADNERKIILLKSFPEPEILSIEPELDFYDIKNGMFNAFTPDDLTVLNQEAKQHIRDKIPESGLMDTARSEALEAILLIETIVETIGWKLDYTSLKIDAKEQLSERKSKLTRFLES; from the coding sequence ATGGATAATATTTTTGATACTATATTAGGGCTTATTTTGGGTGCTATTGTAACCTATTGGTTGTTTAGTTTATTCCGAAAAAAGAAAAGTAAAGAGCTTACCGAAGTTCAGTCACACGTGTTATTAGAAAAAATTAAAAGTGTTTGCAAGCTGGTTACGGTAGAAGGAGATTTTGCGGAAATTTACAGGTATGAGAATACAAAAGAACGTTTTTTAAGCTTAGTTTCTAGTAAGAAAAAAGCATTAATTGTAATTAACGCGAAAGCCCAAATTGGGTATGATTTAAAGAAGTTGATTTTGAATGCGGATAATGAACGTAAAATAATACTGCTTAAGAGTTTTCCAGAACCTGAAATACTTTCTATAGAACCAGAATTAGATTTTTACGATATTAAAAACGGTATGTTCAACGCGTTTACTCCAGATGATTTAACCGTTTTAAACCAAGAGGCAAAGCAACACATTCGCGATAAAATTCCTGAAAGCGGATTAATGGATACGGCACGAAGTGAAGCTTTAGAGGCCATTTTGTTAATTGAAACCATTGTGGAAACTATTGGGTGGAAATTAGATTATACTTCTTTAAAGATTGATGCCAAGGAACAATTATCCGAACGAAAAAGTAAATTAACTAGATTTTTAGAATCATGA
- the hemW gene encoding radical SAM family heme chaperone HemW has product MSGIYIHIPFCKQACHYCDFHFSTSMGKKDAMLTAIKRELVLRKGEFKNDVVATIYFGGGTPSVLTTEEIQGIIATVYTHYDVVDHPEVTLEANPDDLTEDKIIALSKSPINRLSIGIQSFFEEDLKMMNRAHNAEEAKKSLEIATQYFSNISIDLIYGLPGMSNQRWEKNIALALAFGVPHISSYALTVEPKTALANFIKKGVIKPVDDEVASAHFNILLREMEANGLDAYETSNFGKPGFYSENNSAYWLGKKYIGVGPSAHSYDGIRRGWNINNNVKYIKSLAIDELPMEVEVLSKSDRYNEYIMTGLRTIWGVSLTKIHSDFGANFHKYLLQQAEKHIKQDLLVLENDTILTTKKGKFLADGIASDLFMINLSE; this is encoded by the coding sequence ATGTCCGGAATCTATATTCACATTCCCTTTTGCAAACAAGCCTGCCATTACTGCGATTTTCATTTTTCGACCAGTATGGGAAAAAAGGATGCTATGTTAACTGCGATAAAGCGAGAACTAGTACTCCGAAAAGGCGAGTTTAAAAATGACGTAGTAGCTACTATTTATTTTGGCGGAGGAACGCCATCTGTATTAACCACAGAAGAAATTCAGGGAATTATTGCGACAGTTTATACGCATTATGATGTAGTAGACCATCCTGAGGTAACTTTAGAGGCTAACCCAGATGATCTTACAGAAGATAAAATTATAGCACTTTCTAAAAGTCCGATTAATCGTTTAAGTATAGGAATTCAATCGTTTTTTGAAGAAGATTTAAAAATGATGAACCGTGCACATAATGCTGAAGAAGCAAAAAAATCATTAGAAATTGCGACGCAGTATTTCTCTAATATTTCTATAGATTTAATTTATGGATTACCTGGTATGAGCAACCAACGATGGGAAAAGAATATAGCACTAGCCTTGGCATTTGGTGTGCCGCATATATCTAGTTACGCACTTACCGTAGAACCAAAAACAGCATTAGCTAATTTTATAAAAAAGGGAGTGATTAAACCTGTTGATGATGAAGTTGCTTCAGCCCATTTTAATATTCTTTTGCGAGAAATGGAAGCCAATGGCCTTGATGCCTATGAAACATCAAATTTTGGAAAACCTGGTTTTTATTCAGAGAATAATTCGGCCTATTGGTTGGGTAAAAAATATATCGGTGTTGGTCCATCGGCACATTCTTATGACGGAATCCGTAGAGGATGGAATATCAATAATAATGTAAAATATATAAAGTCGTTGGCAATCGATGAACTTCCTATGGAGGTTGAGGTGCTTTCTAAATCTGACCGTTATAATGAATATATTATGACAGGTTTGCGTACGATCTGGGGCGTTTCATTAACTAAAATACATTCAGATTTTGGTGCGAATTTTCACAAATATCTTTTGCAACAAGCAGAAAAGCACATAAAACAAGACCTATTGGTTCTTGAAAATGATACGATACTAACAACAAAAAAGGGAAAATTTTTAGCGGATGGAATTGCCTCTGACCTTTTTATGATTAACTTGTCAGAGTAA
- a CDS encoding Dabb family protein translates to MKLRNLFAISLFLVFSFNTYGQTEKSMNTFDPNYAHTVFFWLHHPDSKEDCKAFETSLRKFLDHSAYAKTKFIGKPPRASREVVDGSFTYSLVVTFESAEAQAAYQKEAPHLLFIEESSKLWDKVIVYDSKDASL, encoded by the coding sequence ATGAAATTAAGAAACCTCTTTGCGATTAGCTTATTTTTAGTATTTTCATTTAATACATACGGACAAACAGAAAAATCAATGAATACATTCGATCCCAACTATGCACATACCGTTTTCTTCTGGTTACATCATCCAGATAGTAAAGAAGACTGTAAGGCTTTTGAAACGTCATTACGTAAGTTTCTAGACCATTCAGCATATGCTAAAACAAAATTCATAGGGAAGCCACCAAGAGCAAGTAGAGAGGTTGTCGATGGTTCTTTTACGTATTCTTTAGTGGTGACATTTGAATCGGCAGAAGCACAAGCGGCATATCAAAAAGAAGCACCTCATTTATTATTTATAGAAGAGTCTAGTAAATTGTGGGATAAAGTGATTGTCTATGATTCTAAAGATGCAAGTTTATAG
- a CDS encoding AraC family transcriptional regulator, whose protein sequence is MKNWKDKIHMNTTFKSKPLFVSDNAFGLFFEMDKDRCVYFKPLNESFSSSLHENSKGTLLYFEREFIEEDDEEYALDILSLFKRSSEGVFQIAAKEFPGIRTVLGLIEEEYNTQENAYLILKSLLKVLLLKLIRQLHNGYLKQDVHQKRVLLFLQLMERHYLQETSGGYYAQQMGISEKRLNQILKDKLELTAKQVIQQRQVTEIKRMIKQNAITLKEMAFYFGFESLSSFSRFFKRHTLKSPSQFKAEFES, encoded by the coding sequence ATGAAAAATTGGAAAGATAAAATCCATATGAATACTACTTTTAAAAGTAAACCCCTCTTTGTTTCTGATAATGCCTTTGGTCTTTTTTTTGAAATGGATAAAGATAGATGTGTCTATTTTAAACCATTAAATGAATCTTTTTCATCTTCACTACACGAAAATAGTAAGGGTACTTTACTATATTTTGAGAGGGAATTTATTGAAGAGGATGACGAAGAATATGCTTTAGATATTTTAAGTTTATTTAAACGTTCATCAGAAGGTGTTTTCCAGATTGCTGCAAAAGAATTTCCAGGAATTAGAACGGTATTAGGGTTAATAGAGGAGGAATATAATACACAGGAGAATGCGTATCTAATTCTTAAATCACTATTGAAAGTTTTGCTATTAAAGTTAATCAGGCAACTACATAATGGCTACTTAAAGCAAGATGTGCATCAAAAACGGGTACTTCTTTTTTTACAGTTAATGGAACGTCACTATTTGCAAGAAACGTCAGGGGGGTATTATGCGCAGCAAATGGGAATTAGTGAGAAAAGGCTGAATCAAATATTGAAAGATAAATTAGAATTGACCGCGAAACAAGTGATTCAACAGCGTCAAGTAACAGAAATAAAAAGGATGATAAAGCAAAACGCGATCACCTTAAAAGAAATGGCATTTTATTTCGGATTTGAATCTTTAAGTAGTTTTTCACGCTTCTTTAAACGTCATACCTTAAAAAGTCCCTCCCAATTTAAAGCAGAATTCGAGTCTTAG
- a CDS encoding cyclase family protein: MKAIITHKKESYSIDFSKPLDISIPLRGEITNVNAWYTQPPKITPHTEGEFVGKVTEGASTNFNDIWFNPHAHGTHTECVGHITAEFHSVNKNLKEYFFLASVITIAPEKKDGDFVISKKQLQYALKNFVGDALVIRTLPNLKEKMSRQYSNSNPPYLLEEAVNYLVELGIDHLLVDLPSIDKEKDGGALLGHNAFWNTSGLVRKHATITEFVFVANTIKDGLYFLNLQVAPFENDASPSRPVLFKIIQ, translated from the coding sequence TTGAAAGCTATAATTACACATAAAAAAGAATCTTATTCCATAGATTTTTCTAAACCTTTAGATATCTCAATTCCACTTCGGGGAGAAATTACCAATGTAAATGCATGGTATACTCAGCCACCAAAAATAACACCACATACGGAGGGCGAGTTTGTGGGGAAAGTAACAGAAGGTGCATCGACCAATTTTAATGATATTTGGTTTAATCCGCATGCCCATGGAACACATACAGAATGTGTTGGGCATATTACAGCGGAGTTTCATTCCGTAAATAAAAATTTAAAGGAGTATTTTTTTTTAGCCTCAGTCATAACCATAGCACCAGAAAAAAAAGATGGAGATTTTGTAATCTCTAAAAAGCAATTGCAATATGCCTTAAAGAACTTTGTGGGAGATGCTTTAGTCATTAGAACATTGCCTAATTTGAAAGAAAAAATGAGTCGCCAATATTCTAATTCTAATCCACCTTATTTGCTAGAAGAAGCAGTTAATTATCTTGTAGAATTAGGGATTGATCATTTGTTAGTAGATTTGCCATCTATTGATAAAGAAAAAGACGGCGGAGCGCTATTAGGGCACAATGCTTTTTGGAATACGAGTGGTCTTGTGCGCAAGCATGCAACGATAACAGAATTTGTTTTTGTTGCTAATACCATAAAAGATGGATTGTATTTTCTGAATTTACAAGTAGCGCCTTTTGAGAATGATGCGAGCCCAAGTAGACCAGTGTTGTTTAAAATAATTCAGTAA
- the ruvC gene encoding crossover junction endodeoxyribonuclease RuvC, which translates to MANEKIILGIDPGTTIMGFGLIKVVNKKMEFLQMNELLLQKYTDPYVKLKLIFERTIELIDTYHPDEIAIEAPFFGKNVQSMLKLGRAQGVAMAAGLSREVPITEYLPKKIKMAITGNGNASKEQVAKMLQSVLGLKTLPKNLDSTDGLAAAVCHFYNEGRIEVGKSYTGWDAFVKQNEKRVKK; encoded by the coding sequence TTGGCTAACGAAAAAATTATTTTAGGGATAGATCCCGGTACTACTATAATGGGTTTTGGACTCATAAAAGTGGTGAATAAAAAGATGGAATTTTTGCAAATGAACGAGTTGTTATTGCAAAAATACACTGATCCCTACGTAAAACTTAAGCTTATTTTTGAGCGTACCATTGAGCTGATTGATACCTACCATCCAGATGAAATAGCTATAGAAGCCCCTTTCTTTGGTAAAAATGTACAGTCTATGTTAAAGCTAGGTCGTGCTCAAGGTGTGGCTATGGCAGCAGGATTATCTCGTGAGGTCCCTATTACAGAATACCTTCCTAAGAAAATTAAAATGGCAATCACAGGTAACGGTAATGCCAGTAAAGAGCAAGTTGCCAAAATGTTACAGAGTGTATTAGGGCTTAAAACACTTCCTAAAAACTTAGATAGTACTGATGGTTTGGCTGCTGCAGTTTGCCATTTCTATAATGAAGGCAGAATAGAAGTGGGTAAAAGTTACACGGGTTGGGATGCTTTTGTAAAGCAAAATGAAAAAAGAGTAAAAAAGTAA
- a CDS encoding MmcQ/YjbR family DNA-binding protein, with the protein MNIEVFREYCIAKKGVTEEFPFDEDTLVFKVMGKMFALTSLKRQPTQVNLKCNPDRSLTLREEHDGVIIPGYHMSKVHWNTLYLEHIPPELLKELIDHSYDLVVSKLTKKTKETLNSL; encoded by the coding sequence ATGAATATTGAGGTATTTAGGGAATATTGTATTGCTAAAAAAGGGGTTACAGAAGAATTTCCTTTTGATGAAGATACTTTAGTTTTCAAAGTCATGGGTAAGATGTTTGCCTTGACATCATTAAAACGTCAACCCACCCAAGTAAATTTAAAATGTAACCCAGATAGATCCCTTACACTTCGAGAGGAGCATGATGGGGTGATCATTCCTGGATATCATATGAGTAAAGTACATTGGAATACATTGTATTTAGAACATATTCCACCAGAATTATTGAAAGAACTTATAGATCATTCTTATGATTTAGTTGTTTCTAAACTTACCAAAAAAACGAAAGAAACGTTAAATTCTCTTTAA
- a CDS encoding M56 family metallopeptidase produces MIQYILESIAFQLLFLIVYDLFLKKETFFQWNRVYLIGTYVLSLVLPWVKIEALKTKVSETTFSYPEFLWNRNDLEVSGVSGTNDLVSWFTIVLIAGMVLAAFIFVFKLYQLKQLKDKGTIQYLNDFTQIVIRNSEIAFSFFKSVFLGDKVLDKDYESIVAHELVHIRQGHSYDLVFFELLRIINWFNPLVYVYQNRISELHEFIADAQVSKTHKKEQYQLLLSQVFQTENISFINPFFKSSLIKKRIVMLQKSKSKRVFQLKYVVLVPLILGMLFYTSCESEVKTDEVESSSLKMSSVDEFLLEVGDLDNLSEEEEKERTEFLNKAENSKQVATFIVKDTKGKEIMIKTNTEGIESVNVIKGDSAISKEEIDYDNATDVPFMVVDEVPIFPGCEDAENQRACFKEKMFQHINKNFRYPEEAQEQDIQGKVNLMFIIDETGNIAGLRMRGPDKILEDEAERIISLLPKMTPGKQGGKVVRVPFSIPISFKLQ; encoded by the coding sequence ATGATACAATATATTTTAGAAAGCATCGCTTTTCAGCTTTTGTTTTTAATCGTTTATGATCTTTTTCTAAAAAAGGAAACCTTTTTTCAATGGAACAGAGTGTACCTTATTGGCACATATGTTTTGTCGCTAGTTTTGCCTTGGGTAAAAATTGAAGCCTTAAAGACGAAAGTATCAGAAACTACTTTTAGCTATCCAGAGTTTTTATGGAATAGAAATGATCTTGAGGTCTCTGGGGTTTCGGGAACTAATGATTTAGTAAGTTGGTTTACAATAGTATTAATCGCGGGGATGGTCCTCGCAGCATTCATCTTTGTATTTAAATTATATCAGTTAAAACAATTAAAGGATAAGGGCACCATTCAATATTTAAATGATTTTACACAAATCGTCATCAGAAACAGTGAAATTGCATTTTCTTTTTTTAAATCTGTTTTTCTAGGAGATAAAGTATTGGATAAGGACTATGAGAGCATTGTAGCGCATGAATTGGTTCATATTCGTCAAGGGCATTCTTATGACTTGGTCTTTTTTGAACTGCTTCGCATTATCAATTGGTTTAACCCTTTAGTATATGTATACCAAAATAGAATATCAGAATTACATGAGTTTATAGCGGATGCTCAGGTCTCTAAAACCCACAAAAAAGAACAATACCAACTGTTGTTGTCTCAAGTTTTTCAAACAGAAAATATTTCATTTATCAATCCATTTTTTAAATCATCATTAATCAAAAAACGAATCGTTATGTTACAAAAATCAAAATCAAAGCGCGTATTTCAGTTAAAGTATGTAGTACTAGTCCCTTTAATTTTAGGAATGCTTTTTTATACCTCCTGCGAAAGTGAGGTAAAGACAGATGAGGTAGAAAGCTCTTCTTTAAAGATGTCTTCTGTTGATGAGTTTCTCTTGGAAGTAGGGGACTTGGATAATTTATCTGAAGAGGAAGAAAAAGAACGAACTGAGTTTTTAAATAAAGCAGAAAACAGCAAACAGGTAGCAACTTTTATTGTAAAAGATACAAAAGGGAAAGAAATTATGATAAAGACAAATACGGAAGGTATTGAGTCTGTAAATGTTATCAAAGGAGATTCTGCGATTTCTAAAGAAGAGATTGATTATGATAACGCTACAGATGTGCCATTTATGGTTGTAGATGAGGTCCCAATTTTTCCTGGTTGTGAAGATGCTGAAAACCAAAGAGCTTGTTTTAAAGAAAAAATGTTTCAACATATAAATAAGAATTTTAGATACCCAGAAGAAGCTCAGGAACAAGATATTCAAGGTAAAGTAAACCTTATGTTTATAATTGATGAAACTGGAAATATTGCGGGTTTAAGAATGCGTGGTCCAGATAAAATCTTAGAAGACGAGGCCGAACGTATCATTTCTTTATTGCCAAAAATGACACCTGGTAAGCAAGGCGGGAAAGTAGTTCGTGTACCATTTTCTATTCCTATTTCCTTTAAGTTGCAGTAA
- a CDS encoding MFS transporter — protein MNKINNFGIVVILFTSTLTIMVGTAIAPSLTEIAKNLNFSYSPGWLITLPSLGVVVFASSVGKLIDRIGAFKLLCLGLVPYAIFGFLGGYITNTYLLILDRFLLGPAAVAIQVALITYIADYFKGKERMKLIAWQGMSIELGGVVFLSLGGVLGDWNWRYPFAIYLVAFVCLVLVFIFLPKDDKSKIDNNQKADLNITETPKQKKEVKLIVWGSLLAMALFFVSFVRLPQYLPTVFDFSDSQVGYFMASISLIAVLSASQMPRVTDKLNSYNTVISGFAFFVLGYVCFALASSMFLLIAGILCIGVGFGFTIPLLNHMIVEASTTKTQGKNLGLSSMGIFAGQFLSTFIEFVSDDTRLIFGVASGLALVIALFFFFAFKKVRLM, from the coding sequence GGTACTGCCATTGCTCCATCATTAACTGAAATTGCTAAAAATTTAAATTTTTCATATAGCCCTGGATGGTTAATTACATTGCCTTCCCTGGGAGTGGTAGTTTTTGCATCCTCAGTAGGTAAATTAATAGACAGGATAGGCGCCTTCAAACTACTGTGTTTGGGCTTAGTTCCCTATGCTATTTTCGGTTTTTTAGGCGGGTATATTACCAATACTTACTTATTAATTTTAGATCGATTTTTATTAGGTCCTGCAGCGGTTGCTATACAAGTTGCTTTAATTACATATATCGCAGATTATTTTAAAGGTAAAGAGCGAATGAAATTAATTGCATGGCAAGGGATGTCTATAGAATTAGGTGGTGTTGTTTTCTTATCTCTCGGTGGTGTTTTAGGGGATTGGAATTGGCGTTATCCTTTTGCTATTTATTTGGTTGCCTTTGTATGCTTGGTCTTGGTGTTTATATTTTTACCGAAGGATGATAAAAGTAAAATAGATAATAATCAGAAGGCAGATTTAAATATAACCGAAACACCTAAACAGAAGAAAGAAGTTAAACTAATTGTTTGGGGATCGTTGTTAGCTATGGCATTATTCTTTGTTAGTTTTGTTCGTTTACCTCAGTATTTACCCACAGTGTTTGATTTTTCTGATAGTCAAGTGGGTTATTTTATGGCCTCAATTTCTTTAATAGCGGTTTTGTCTGCGAGCCAAATGCCAAGAGTTACCGATAAACTAAATTCATACAATACTGTTATCAGTGGATTTGCATTTTTTGTGTTGGGTTATGTGTGTTTTGCTTTGGCGTCTTCAATGTTTCTTTTAATTGCAGGTATTTTGTGTATAGGTGTTGGTTTTGGTTTTACCATCCCTTTGCTTAATCACATGATTGTAGAGGCAAGCACAACTAAAACACAAGGAAAGAATTTAGGACTTTCCTCTATGGGTATTTTTGCTGGCCAGTTTTTGTCTACGTTTATCGAATTTGTTTCTGATGATACCCGACTTATTTTTGGAGTAGCCTCTGGTTTAGCCTTAGTAATAGCATTATTTTTCTTTTTCGCTTTTAAAAAAGTAAGGCTCATGTGA
- a CDS encoding nitroreductase has product MIFDVIRKRRSVFPVQYNDTPIAKEDILKVLEAANWAPSHRKTEPWRFKVMQGETLEKLGLFLSLKYLETDPSPKEFKAKKIIENPKKASAIIVICMQRDPMKSVPEWEEVAAVAMAVQNMWLACTELGIGAYWSSPALVKHMGDFFEMNHEEACLGFFYMGNYDQEIPDSARGPIEDKTVWL; this is encoded by the coding sequence ATGATATTTGATGTGATACGAAAGAGAAGATCGGTTTTTCCGGTTCAATATAATGACACACCTATTGCTAAGGAGGATATTTTAAAAGTATTAGAAGCGGCTAATTGGGCACCTAGTCATCGAAAAACAGAACCATGGCGATTTAAGGTGATGCAGGGGGAGACACTAGAGAAATTAGGCTTGTTCCTTTCTTTAAAATATTTGGAGACAGATCCGAGTCCGAAAGAATTTAAAGCAAAGAAAATTATAGAAAACCCTAAAAAAGCTTCTGCTATAATAGTCATTTGTATGCAACGCGACCCTATGAAAAGTGTTCCGGAATGGGAAGAGGTAGCTGCGGTAGCTATGGCTGTTCAAAACATGTGGTTGGCATGTACGGAATTGGGTATTGGAGCCTATTGGAGTTCTCCAGCCTTAGTAAAGCATATGGGAGATTTTTTTGAAATGAACCATGAAGAAGCATGTTTAGGCTTTTTCTATATGGGGAATTATGATCAAGAAATACCAGATTCTGCTAGGGGTCCTATCGAAGATAAAACTGTTTGGTTGTAG
- a CDS encoding ATP-binding protein, producing the protein MTEIELKSLVKELVSYSQETEWLEFKLNFHSTEEIGERISALANGACLSKKQCGFLIFGVEDRTHNIKGTSFKVKSATKGKEELENWLIQRLDPKIDFKTYEFEYSKGINISMYVIPAAANRPVKFINQAYIRIGSYTRLLKEFPEKEAKIWNRKDNIKFELQLAKVNIDADSVVSLLDTQAYFDLLKLPYPSNRQGVIDKFISENLIIQKTPNFSITNLGAILFAKNLEDFPDLKRKAIRVIVYKHNNKIQTIREQIGGKGYVSGYQGLIDWVNSQLPANEEIGKAFRDDKRMYPEIAVRELLANAIIHQDFEEKGFPMVEIFSDRIEITNPGIPLITPERFIDEYQSRNDVLADLMRRLGICEEKGSGIDKVIFYNEMYQLPAPDILIQEKHTKVIMYSYKTLNQMDKKDKIRACYQHCCLKYVSNDKMTNQSLRDRFMIESKNAAIASRIIKEALKANVIKEDDPESNSRKYKKYIPFWA; encoded by the coding sequence ATGACAGAAATTGAACTAAAATCGCTTGTTAAAGAACTAGTAAGTTATTCTCAAGAAACTGAATGGCTTGAATTTAAACTGAACTTTCATTCCACCGAAGAAATAGGCGAAAGAATATCAGCTTTAGCGAATGGAGCTTGCCTAAGTAAAAAGCAATGTGGATTTCTTATTTTTGGAGTCGAGGACAGGACACATAATATTAAAGGGACTTCTTTTAAAGTTAAATCTGCTACTAAAGGAAAAGAAGAATTAGAGAACTGGTTAATTCAAAGACTAGACCCTAAAATTGATTTTAAAACTTATGAATTTGAATATTCAAAAGGTATAAATATCAGCATGTATGTAATTCCTGCAGCAGCAAATAGGCCTGTCAAATTTATAAATCAAGCATATATTAGAATAGGTAGTTACACAAGATTACTCAAAGAGTTTCCTGAAAAAGAAGCCAAAATTTGGAATCGAAAAGATAATATCAAATTTGAACTTCAATTAGCTAAAGTTAATATTGATGCTGATTCTGTTGTTTCTCTTTTAGATACTCAAGCTTATTTTGATTTATTAAAACTACCTTATCCTTCAAATAGACAAGGTGTTATTGATAAGTTTATTTCAGAAAATTTAATTATTCAAAAAACGCCTAATTTTTCCATTACAAATTTAGGTGCAATACTATTTGCTAAAAATCTAGAAGATTTTCCCGATTTAAAAAGAAAAGCAATTAGAGTTATTGTTTATAAACATAATAATAAAATTCAAACTATTAGAGAGCAAATAGGAGGGAAAGGCTATGTTTCGGGATACCAAGGATTAATAGACTGGGTAAATAGTCAATTACCAGCTAATGAAGAAATAGGAAAAGCATTTAGAGATGATAAAAGAATGTACCCAGAAATTGCAGTCCGTGAATTATTGGCAAATGCTATAATTCATCAAGATTTCGAAGAAAAAGGCTTTCCAATGGTTGAAATATTTTCTGATAGAATTGAAATTACTAATCCAGGAATACCTCTTATCACACCTGAACGCTTTATTGACGAATATCAGTCTAGAAATGACGTGCTTGCAGATTTAATGAGGAGGTTAGGTATTTGTGAAGAAAAAGGAAGCGGAATTGATAAAGTAATTTTTTATAATGAAATGTATCAATTACCAGCACCGGATATTTTAATTCAAGAAAAACATACTAAAGTTATAATGTACTCATACAAGACTTTAAATCAAATGGATAAAAAAGACAAAATAAGAGCTTGTTATCAACACTGTTGTTTAAAATATGTATCTAATGATAAAATGACTAATCAGTCTTTAAGAGATAGGTTTATGATAGAAAGCAAGAACGCAGCAATTGCATCAAGAATAATTAAAGAAGCCTTAAAAGCAAACGTTATAAAAGAAGATGATCCCGAAAGTAACTCAAGGAAGTATAAAAAATACATACCTTTTTGGGCATAA
- a CDS encoding BlaI/MecI/CopY family transcriptional regulator, translating into MKQLTKAEEEVMQVLWQLEKCNVAAIIEELPEPKPAYNTVSTIVRILESKGFVNHEQEGKGYLYFPLLKKADYSNQSINKLVDGYFQGSFKSMVSFFMKKNDMNLSELESILKEIKKEEK; encoded by the coding sequence ATGAAACAATTGACAAAGGCAGAAGAAGAGGTAATGCAGGTATTGTGGCAATTAGAAAAGTGCAATGTTGCGGCTATTATTGAAGAGTTGCCAGAACCAAAACCTGCTTACAATACAGTATCTACTATTGTACGCATCTTAGAGAGTAAAGGTTTTGTAAATCATGAACAAGAGGGGAAAGGCTATTTATATTTTCCATTATTAAAGAAAGCAGACTACAGCAATCAATCTATCAACAAGCTAGTAGATGGTTATTTTCAAGGGTCTTTTAAGAGTATGGTGTCGTTTTTCATGAAAAAGAATGATATGAATTTATCCGAACTAGAATCGATATTAAAAGAAATTAAAAAGGAGGAAAAATGA
- a CDS encoding DUF456 domain-containing protein: MDIALLLFGFIFMLAGIIGSFLPVLPGPPISWLGLLLLFLTSAIPQDWWFLGITLAIALFVFALDYIIPAMGTKKFGGSKAGMIGTTLGLLVALLFPVLGVFGIIIWPFVGAFIGELLNKADKKTALKAAFGSFLGFITGTFLKFMVSIVFIGLFIAKAWEYKEALFPYFK, translated from the coding sequence ATGGATATTGCGTTACTACTCTTTGGTTTCATTTTTATGCTTGCAGGTATCATCGGAAGCTTTTTACCCGTGCTACCTGGCCCACCTATAAGTTGGTTAGGGCTTCTACTCCTATTTTTAACAAGCGCTATTCCGCAAGACTGGTGGTTTTTAGGCATCACTCTGGCTATTGCACTATTTGTTTTTGCTTTAGATTATATTATCCCGGCTATGGGAACAAAGAAATTTGGCGGTAGTAAAGCGGGGATGATTGGTACCACTTTAGGACTTCTTGTCGCATTACTATTTCCTGTATTGGGTGTATTCGGAATTATAATTTGGCCTTTTGTGGGTGCTTTTATAGGAGAGCTATTAAATAAAGCCGACAAAAAAACCGCTCTTAAAGCGGCTTTTGGATCTTTTTTAGGATTTATTACAGGAACCTTTTTAAAATTTATGGTGTCTATTGTATTTATAGGACTCTTTATAGCTAAGGCTTGGGAATACAAAGAAGCACTTTTTCCTTACTTTAAATAG
- a CDS encoding DUF4260 domain-containing protein, translating into MKNTIKVEELAMFVLGIYLFGLLNYEWWWFLILILIPDIGMLGYLFGAKIGALSYNISHHKGIAIAIYLLGIYLAISLWQLVGVILFSHAAMDRVFGYGLKYEKGFKYTHLGEIGKTDG; encoded by the coding sequence ATGAAGAACACCATAAAAGTTGAAGAATTAGCAATGTTCGTTTTGGGCATTTATCTCTTTGGCTTGCTTAATTATGAATGGTGGTGGTTTTTAATATTAATTTTAATTCCGGATATTGGTATGCTAGGCTATTTGTTTGGTGCTAAAATAGGAGCACTATCTTATAATATTTCTCATCATAAAGGAATAGCCATTGCAATATATTTATTAGGTATCTATCTTGCCATATCTTTGTGGCAATTAGTGGGTGTGATATTGTTTTCTCACGCAGCTATGGATCGTGTTTTTGGTTATGGTTTAAAATATGAAAAAGGATTTAAATACACTCATTTGGGTGAAATAGGAAAAACAGATGGATAA